In a genomic window of Shouchella clausii:
- a CDS encoding ABC transporter permease, with product MVTAIRRTVFVAAIIAIWEIISKSGFFPTFLFPPLILPNDPGGVTVVGTLINGIADGRMLTATGLTLGRLLIGFAIAISLGLLFGYLIARYKWVDDTLGFLVTALQSIPSIVWFPLAIVWFGLGNASILFIVTIGATWTMTVSASTGFKNVPSLYLNVARTLGSSGAHLVRTVVLPASVPHLISGLRMAWAFAWRAIMAGELLGGSGGLGYLLNMGRSLQQMDLVLSVMIIIGIIGTLMDNLVFLRAERSVQKKWGLKPSL from the coding sequence ATGGTTACAGCTATAAGACGGACCGTATTCGTCGCGGCGATCATAGCTATATGGGAGATCATATCTAAAAGCGGCTTCTTTCCAACCTTCCTTTTTCCTCCGTTGATTTTGCCGAATGATCCAGGCGGCGTTACCGTAGTTGGAACGCTTATCAATGGCATTGCGGACGGACGCATGTTAACAGCAACGGGCCTCACGCTCGGACGGCTGTTGATCGGTTTTGCAATAGCGATTTCTCTTGGCCTTTTGTTCGGTTATTTGATTGCCCGCTACAAATGGGTAGACGACACACTCGGCTTTTTGGTGACGGCGTTGCAGTCGATTCCAAGCATTGTTTGGTTTCCGCTAGCGATTGTTTGGTTTGGCTTAGGCAATGCATCGATTTTGTTTATTGTTACAATCGGAGCTACTTGGACAATGACAGTAAGCGCCAGCACCGGCTTTAAAAACGTGCCCAGCTTGTATTTGAATGTAGCACGGACGCTTGGCTCATCAGGGGCTCATCTCGTACGGACTGTTGTGTTGCCCGCTTCTGTCCCGCACTTGATTTCCGGTTTGCGGATGGCCTGGGCTTTCGCTTGGCGGGCAATTATGGCTGGTGAGCTGCTAGGTGGTTCAGGCGGGTTAGGGTATTTGCTTAATATGGGGCGCTCGCTCCAGCAAATGGATCTCGTCTTGTCGGTCATGATCATCATCGGTATCATTGGCACGTTAATGGATAATCTCGTGTTTTTACGCGCTGAACGATCTGTTCAGAAAAAGTGGGGCTTGAAGCCAAGTCTATAA
- a CDS encoding ABC transporter substrate-binding protein, which yields MKGIIKAGAFACVAALALAGCGQGATEGEVRIGYFPNLTHIATIIALENGYFDEEFGEETTIQTMTVPDGSAFMEAMSTNEIDIGTVGPGPAMNTYTSNPAHSIIAGAVNGGAVLMVREDAGVETVADLAGERVAVPTLGSTQDVMLRKALADAGVDAEEVELIPQAPADTSTLFNQGDVAAAATQEPWGSYLEEQTGARFLLDADAFAWGEESTNTVVVATHDFLDVNEELARAYLRAHKKAVEFVQEQPQEAAGIFVSHIKEETGNELNIAEIEQSMERLFPTVDVNEQVLQEMAEIAHEAGNMSSTDIDGLVDLSYLEK from the coding sequence ATGAAAGGAATCATAAAAGCAGGCGCGTTTGCCTGCGTGGCAGCGCTTGCCTTAGCAGGATGCGGCCAAGGCGCAACAGAAGGGGAAGTTCGGATTGGTTATTTTCCGAATCTCACCCACATTGCTACCATTATTGCGTTGGAAAATGGCTATTTTGATGAAGAATTTGGCGAGGAGACGACGATTCAAACGATGACTGTTCCAGACGGCAGCGCTTTTATGGAGGCAATGTCGACAAATGAGATTGACATCGGCACAGTCGGGCCAGGGCCAGCAATGAATACGTATACGTCCAATCCCGCCCATTCGATTATTGCTGGTGCAGTCAATGGCGGAGCTGTGTTAATGGTCCGTGAAGATGCTGGTGTGGAGACAGTCGCTGATTTAGCTGGGGAACGGGTAGCAGTGCCGACACTTGGTTCGACGCAGGATGTCATGCTCCGTAAAGCATTAGCGGATGCAGGGGTTGATGCCGAGGAGGTAGAACTCATTCCACAAGCGCCGGCGGATACGTCGACGTTGTTTAACCAAGGGGACGTGGCAGCGGCAGCGACCCAGGAACCGTGGGGCAGCTATTTGGAGGAACAAACAGGGGCTCGCTTTTTGTTGGACGCTGATGCGTTTGCGTGGGGAGAGGAATCTACCAACACGGTTGTTGTAGCGACGCATGATTTTCTCGATGTCAATGAGGAGTTAGCACGGGCCTATTTGCGCGCGCACAAAAAAGCGGTTGAGTTTGTCCAAGAGCAACCTCAAGAAGCAGCCGGCATTTTTGTCAGCCATATCAAGGAAGAAACGGGGAACGAGCTGAACATAGCAGAAATAGAGCAATCAATGGAGCGGTTGTTCCCAACCGTTGACGTTAATGAACAAGTTTTGCAAGAGATGGCCGAAATTGCCCATGAGGCAGGCAATATGAGTTCAACTGATATTGACGGATTGGTTGATTTAAGCTATCTAGAAAAGTAA
- a CDS encoding GNAT family N-acetyltransferase — protein sequence MTITIKKCTLADLQLLQDISYETYNETFKDHNTPENMNAYLKKAFNEKQLEKELANRSSHFFFIYFNNDVAGYLKVNMNDAQSEDMGAESLEIQRIYIKTKYQKLGLGKYLLNQAIEMAIERKKKNIWLGVWEKNHNALSFYKKMGFVQTGAHSFYMGDDEQVDFIMSKTLTD from the coding sequence TTGACTATCACGATTAAAAAGTGCACATTAGCTGATTTGCAATTACTTCAAGACATTAGTTATGAAACATACAATGAAACATTTAAGGATCATAATACACCCGAAAATATGAATGCCTATTTGAAAAAAGCATTTAACGAAAAACAGTTAGAAAAAGAGTTAGCCAACCGTTCCTCGCATTTCTTTTTTATTTACTTTAACAATGACGTTGCGGGATATTTAAAGGTTAATATGAATGATGCCCAGTCTGAAGACATGGGGGCTGAATCACTTGAAATCCAAAGGATCTATATAAAGACCAAATACCAAAAGCTTGGACTTGGTAAATATTTGTTAAATCAAGCGATCGAAATGGCAATCGAACGGAAGAAGAAGAACATCTGGCTCGGCGTATGGGAAAAGAATCACAATGCTCTTTCTTTTTATAAGAAAATGGGGTTTGTGCAAACAGGAGCACACTCATTTTACATGGGAGATGACGAACAAGTCGATTTCATCATGAGCAAGACACTGACGGATTAA
- a CDS encoding MarR family winged helix-turn-helix transcriptional regulator, giving the protein MKEILREIGMIARALDSISNIEFKEFDLTKGQYLYLVRICEHPGIIQEKLAEMIKVDRTTAARAIKKLEKNGFIEKKEDAHNKKIKKLFPTQKGERVYPFIRKENDYSNTVALTGFSESEAETIFHLLQRVRKNVEKDWEFVKKGNKRHY; this is encoded by the coding sequence ATGAAGGAAATTCTCCGTGAGATTGGAATGATAGCAAGGGCATTAGATTCTATCAGCAATATCGAGTTTAAAGAATTTGACCTTACAAAAGGACAGTATTTATACCTTGTGAGAATCTGTGAACACCCAGGCATCATTCAAGAAAAACTAGCCGAGATGATAAAAGTAGATCGTACAACCGCAGCTCGCGCGATAAAGAAACTGGAAAAGAACGGTTTTATTGAAAAGAAGGAGGATGCACATAACAAAAAAATAAAAAAACTCTTTCCTACACAGAAAGGGGAGCGTGTTTATCCTTTTATAAGAAAAGAAAATGATTATTCCAATACCGTTGCCTTAACAGGATTTTCTGAAAGTGAAGCAGAAACCATTTTTCATCTACTGCAAAGAGTCAGAAAAAATGTAGAAAAGGATTGGGAGTTTGTAAAAAAGGGCAACAAGAGACATTATTGA
- a CDS encoding VanZ family protein, protein MSRFVKIAVVVLLLAAAIGIIAYSSSTPYANQDMRGILSRLPLSWLEQTFIGQISFVYGGRPVGIAYTGVEAFVEFFLRKGAHFVSFFVIGALACRLFAYIFRLRFASFFALIFVIGYASFDEYRQSLVPDRTPLVEDVLLDTVGGITGILLVVVWVSVRKMRQSRTLPPVSQEPRTRMERRQRQRA, encoded by the coding sequence ATGTCGCGTTTTGTTAAAATTGCTGTTGTTGTTTTGCTGCTAGCCGCAGCTATTGGCATTATTGCGTATTCAAGCTCCACACCATACGCCAACCAAGACATGAGGGGCATCCTTAGCAGGCTGCCGCTATCGTGGCTGGAACAGACATTTATCGGCCAGATTTCTTTTGTCTATGGCGGAAGGCCAGTTGGCATTGCTTATACAGGCGTAGAAGCGTTTGTTGAATTTTTCTTGCGCAAAGGGGCCCATTTTGTTTCTTTCTTTGTGATTGGCGCTTTGGCTTGCCGGTTGTTTGCGTACATCTTCCGCCTGCGCTTTGCAAGTTTTTTCGCCCTTATATTCGTTATTGGTTATGCTTCCTTCGATGAGTACAGGCAATCGCTTGTACCAGATCGCACGCCATTAGTGGAAGATGTTTTATTGGATACAGTAGGTGGAATAACAGGCATTCTCCTTGTTGTTGTATGGGTGTCTGTTCGAAAAATGAGGCAAAGCCGAACGCTTCCTCCAGTAAGCCAGGAGCCGCGGACGAGAATGGAACGCAGGCAACGGCAACGCGCTTAG